In a single window of the Pseudocalidococcus azoricus BACA0444 genome:
- a CDS encoding exopolysaccharide biosynthesis protein: MAKLSQDLHRYFIESPPPEMETVSLAALLDQAGERIFGFLLVILSLPSALPIPAPGYSTPFGVALFLLAMQLIAGKTTPWLPNKIMHYQIPLPQAQGVIKAGIPWLKRIEAISRPRLLPICTSTPGRVILGMAIALMAISMMIPIPGTNTLPAMGIFVVGFGLLDDDGAICLGGLVLCLMGAILSTSIIAALVWGGTSLYDTLKEGLKSLFQ; the protein is encoded by the coding sequence ATGGCCAAACTCTCCCAAGACCTGCATCGTTATTTTATCGAGTCTCCTCCACCGGAGATGGAAACCGTCAGCCTAGCCGCCCTTCTTGACCAGGCCGGGGAACGTATCTTTGGTTTTTTATTGGTGATTCTCTCCCTCCCCTCTGCATTGCCCATTCCGGCCCCTGGTTATTCAACCCCCTTTGGAGTGGCCCTATTTTTACTCGCGATGCAACTGATTGCGGGGAAAACGACACCGTGGCTCCCCAATAAAATCATGCACTACCAAATTCCCTTGCCCCAGGCCCAGGGCGTGATTAAAGCGGGGATTCCTTGGTTGAAGCGGATTGAAGCTATTTCCCGGCCACGCTTATTACCCATCTGTACCAGTACGCCAGGCCGGGTGATTTTGGGGATGGCGATTGCGTTGATGGCCATTTCCATGATGATTCCCATTCCTGGCACGAATACCCTACCCGCGATGGGCATTTTTGTCGTTGGCTTCGGCTTACTGGATGATGATGGGGCGATTTGCTTGGGGGGCCTGGTGCTTTGCCTGATGGGAGCTATCTTATCCACCTCAATCATTGCCGCTTTGGTTTGGGGCG
- a CDS encoding helix-turn-helix domain-containing protein, with amino-acid sequence MQWLKQQNHWNLEELEAYILETFDVVYAAKSSYYNLLHEAGLSWQKAQVIHPLKDPEKVALKKRDLSGPRGASLQY; translated from the coding sequence ATTCAGTGGTTAAAACAACAGAATCATTGGAATCTTGAAGAATTAGAAGCATATATATTAGAAACATTTGATGTTGTTTATGCAGCCAAGTCAAGTTATTATAATTTATTGCATGAGGCGGGTCTATCTTGGCAAAAAGCCCAGGTCATTCATCCCTTGAAAGACCCCGAGAAAGTCGCCTTAAAAAAAAGAGATTTGTCAGGCCCTAGAGGCGCGTCGCTTCAGTATTGA
- a CDS encoding aldo/keto reductase, with product MLYRRFGRTNLAMPVFSCGGMRYQYKWQDTPWAEIPADNQHNLEATIHQALALGINHIETARGYGTSELQLGQILPKIRREKLIVQTKVSPTANSVEFSKTLEQSLNNLNLDYVDLLGIHGINNAELLDQTLRPGGCLEVAQQFQAQGRVRFIGFSTHGPLEIILPAIESGQFDYLNLHWYYINQTNWPAILAAQKQDLGVFIISPTNKGGMLNQPPARLMELCQPLSPMVFNDLFCLSHPQVHTLSIGAAHPEDFPEHLKTLELLSQADTILPPILHRLNQALIETLGQDWCETWTQGLPDYTEVPGQINIRTILWLRNLALAWGLVDYGRMRYNLLGNGSHWFPGEQAKDLECISHQQLQQCLQNSPQREMIPQLLVETHQLLGGAAQKRLSQS from the coding sequence ATGCTGTACCGCCGTTTTGGCCGCACCAACTTAGCCATGCCCGTTTTCTCCTGTGGGGGGATGCGTTATCAATACAAATGGCAAGATACCCCCTGGGCAGAAATTCCAGCGGATAATCAACATAACCTTGAAGCCACCATTCACCAGGCCCTGGCTTTAGGGATCAACCACATTGAAACGGCTCGTGGCTATGGCACATCAGAACTGCAACTGGGGCAAATCCTCCCGAAAATCCGGCGCGAAAAACTGATCGTCCAAACCAAAGTTTCCCCCACCGCCAACTCGGTTGAATTTAGCAAAACCCTAGAGCAATCCCTTAACAATCTCAACCTAGACTATGTGGACTTATTGGGGATTCATGGGATCAATAACGCCGAATTACTCGATCAAACCCTCCGGCCAGGTGGATGTTTAGAGGTTGCCCAGCAATTCCAGGCCCAAGGGCGGGTACGGTTTATTGGTTTTTCCACCCACGGCCCTCTAGAGATCATTTTGCCGGCCATTGAATCGGGGCAATTTGACTATCTCAATCTCCATTGGTACTACATCAATCAAACCAACTGGCCTGCCATTCTCGCGGCGCAAAAACAGGATCTGGGAGTCTTTATCATCAGCCCAACCAATAAAGGCGGAATGCTCAATCAGCCACCGGCCCGCCTGATGGAACTGTGCCAACCCCTAAGTCCGATGGTGTTTAATGACCTATTTTGCCTCAGCCATCCACAAGTGCATACCCTGAGTATTGGTGCTGCCCATCCCGAAGACTTCCCAGAACATCTGAAAACCTTGGAGTTGCTGAGTCAAGCTGATACGATTCTGCCACCCATCCTCCACCGCTTAAACCAGGCCCTGATTGAGACCCTTGGCCAAGACTGGTGTGAGACCTGGACCCAAGGCTTACCCGATTACACAGAGGTTCCTGGACAGATCAATATTCGGACAATCCTTTGGTTACGGAATCTGGCCTTGGCCTGGGGCCTGGTGGACTATGGGCGGATGCGATACAACCTGCTTGGGAATGGTAGCCACTGGTTTCCAGGGGAGCAGGCTAAAGACCTAGAGTGCATCAGCCACCAGCAACTCCAACAATGCCTCCAGAACAGTCCCCAGCGAGAGATGATTCCTCAGTTACTAGTGGAAACCCATCAACTTCTTGGCGGGGCGGCCCAAAAACGTTTATCTCAAAGTTAA
- a CDS encoding PspA/IM30 family protein, with protein sequence MGLFDRISKVFSSNINAMVSAAEDPEKMLEQALIDMNEDLVSLRQAVAQAIASQKRLEQQYNTNQQQASEWERRAKLALTKGDEALALEALNRKKTNTETALALKAQLEQSAAQVATLKKNMTALEGKISEAKTKKDMLIARARAAKASEQIQKVVGNINTSSSAALFERMENKVLEQEARSEAIAELSGSALESQFAQLESGDVNDELEELKRQIAGTPSTTGALPAASSPFPVDASSSPPSYQSTVPSDPDIDEIRRALEKN encoded by the coding sequence ATGGGACTTTTTGATCGAATTAGCAAAGTCTTCAGTTCTAATATCAATGCAATGGTCAGTGCGGCTGAAGATCCAGAAAAAATGCTGGAGCAGGCCTTGATTGACATGAATGAAGATTTGGTCAGTTTACGCCAGGCCGTGGCCCAAGCGATTGCATCCCAAAAACGTTTAGAGCAGCAGTACAACACCAATCAACAACAAGCCAGTGAATGGGAACGCCGGGCCAAGTTGGCACTCACGAAAGGAGATGAAGCCCTCGCCTTAGAAGCCTTGAACCGGAAGAAAACAAACACCGAAACTGCCTTAGCCCTGAAAGCTCAACTCGAGCAATCCGCAGCCCAAGTTGCAACCCTCAAGAAAAATATGACTGCCTTGGAGGGTAAAATTTCTGAGGCCAAGACTAAGAAAGATATGTTGATTGCCCGCGCCCGTGCTGCCAAGGCTAGCGAGCAAATCCAGAAAGTGGTTGGTAATATTAACACCAGTAGTTCTGCTGCCTTGTTTGAGCGGATGGAAAATAAGGTCTTGGAACAAGAAGCCCGCTCGGAAGCCATTGCTGAACTCAGTGGCAGTGCCTTAGAAAGCCAGTTTGCCCAACTTGAAAGTGGTGATGTCAACGACGAATTGGAAGAACTTAAACGGCAGATAGCTGGTACTCCATCAACGACTGGGGCTTTACCCGCTGCGAGTTCGCCATTTCCTGTTGATGCTTCTTCCTCCCCACCCTCCTATCAATCTACGGTTCCCAGCGACCCAGATATTGATGAAATCAGAAGGGCACTAGAAAAAAACTAG
- a CDS encoding peroxiredoxin, with the protein MGLLGVVMAWGLLAGNQTAYALGGKLPELDQPAPTFTLPTNTGDGEISLADLRGQWVLLYFYPKDFTSGCTLEAQRFQKDLAEYQTRNTAIIGVSADSVDSHAEFCDSEGLKFPLLSDADGKVSKAYGSWLGFVSLRHSFLIDPEGILRNRFVDVRPASHSREVLARLDELQNTGVFLP; encoded by the coding sequence ATGGGTTTGCTTGGGGTGGTCATGGCCTGGGGTCTCTTGGCGGGGAATCAAACAGCCTATGCCCTCGGTGGCAAACTCCCGGAATTAGATCAACCTGCACCCACCTTCACCTTACCGACCAACACCGGTGATGGGGAGATTTCTCTAGCAGACCTTCGGGGACAATGGGTATTGCTCTACTTTTATCCCAAAGACTTTACATCCGGCTGCACCCTAGAAGCCCAACGCTTTCAAAAAGATTTGGCAGAATATCAAACCCGGAATACGGCCATTATTGGGGTAAGTGCAGATTCAGTAGATTCCCACGCCGAGTTTTGTGATTCCGAAGGTTTGAAATTTCCGCTCTTGTCCGATGCGGATGGCAAAGTCAGCAAGGCCTATGGATCGTGGTTGGGGTTTGTGTCTCTGCGTCATAGCTTTTTAATTGATCCTGAAGGTATTTTGCGAAATCGGTTTGTGGATGTTCGCCCCGCCAGCCATAGTCGGGAAGTCTTAGCTCGCTTAGATGAATTACAGAATACCGGAGTCTTCCTACCTTAG
- a CDS encoding potassium channel family protein: MVDRKSSHSDPFWENQYARLFIGLISLILIPTLFSERWSSLISFSLETFVIVLILQILRARRIKFYIYLVVSLSIFALELLDYFSNYVQQNIGILIDLLTGVVHLTFSFMVIQVILKKIFTQQSVTRDSILGGVSVYLLLGFSWAFAYRMLYNLDSSSFNLTKGVDISWELGYFSFVTLTTVGYGDITPATGVAMALSILEAVIGQMYPAIIISCLISQYLSSSQAPRL; the protein is encoded by the coding sequence ATGGTTGATCGCAAATCGAGTCACAGTGATCCATTTTGGGAAAATCAATATGCAAGACTGTTCATCGGGCTAATTTCTCTCATTCTGATTCCGACCCTTTTCTCAGAGCGTTGGTCATCACTCATTTCCTTCAGTCTAGAAACATTCGTAATTGTACTGATCCTACAGATCCTACGCGCTCGGCGAATTAAATTTTATATTTACTTAGTCGTCAGTTTATCTATCTTTGCCTTAGAATTATTGGACTATTTTTCTAACTATGTTCAACAAAATATTGGTATCTTAATTGACTTATTAACAGGGGTAGTTCATTTAACATTTAGCTTTATGGTCATTCAAGTTATTCTCAAGAAGATATTTACGCAGCAATCTGTAACGAGAGACTCAATTTTAGGCGGGGTCAGCGTTTATTTACTACTGGGCTTTAGCTGGGCATTTGCCTACCGAATGCTTTACAACCTGGATAGTAGTAGTTTTAACTTGACTAAGGGGGTGGATATTTCCTGGGAACTAGGCTATTTCAGCTTTGTTACGCTAACAACGGTTGGGTATGGAGATATTACGCCTGCCACTGGAGTTGCTATGGCCTTATCCATTCTTGAGGCTGTTATCGGGCAAATGTATCCAGCAATTATTATTTCTTGTTTAATTAGTCAATATCTTTCCTCCAGCCAGGCCCCACGATTGTAA